The following coding sequences lie in one Mytilus trossulus isolate FHL-02 unplaced genomic scaffold, PNRI_Mtr1.1.1.hap1 h1tg000885l__unscaffolded, whole genome shotgun sequence genomic window:
- the LOC134703118 gene encoding LOW QUALITY PROTEIN: NADH-ubiquinone oxidoreductase chain 2-like (The sequence of the model RefSeq protein was modified relative to this genomic sequence to represent the inferred CDS: substituted 3 bases at 3 genomic stop codons) — translation MVSFVVRPIKLVRLGVILIGTILRVRREEIVGVXLGLELNLYGFLVIINPDGHYSPEPCVKYFVVQRTGSILILVGFVTLIEQHVVRGLVIRGAGTVLKSGVFPLHSWVPSIIKNSRWLARGLILTWQKVAPLVFLSIIIPSKGLXVVIVLIAGIGAVGGLNQNSVRVISAYSSFVHTSXMLLGLTWSRVVFVGYFAVYSLSVGLFFYGCSIINKTRMGGQISRAARGIGLLILMGMPPFLGFLAKVLVFLMRGRAVIVACIIGSVIRLKFYIDFFYRIVIKRLVDKNKAEFKIMWRIVIGANLAGGALILVRFI, via the coding sequence ATGGTAAGCTTTGTGGTAAGACCTATAAAATTAGTGAGATTAGGGGTAATATTGATCGGGACAATTCTTAGGGTTAGAAGAGAAGAGATAGTAGGGGTGTGACTCGGTTTAGAGCTAAATCTGTATGGATTTCTTGTAATTATAAACCCTGATGGTCACTATAGTCCTGAGCcctgtgtaaaatattttgtggtaCAAAGAACGGGGTCAATTCTGATACTAGTGGGTTTTGTAACCTTGATAGAGCAGCACGTAGTGAGAGGGCTGGTGATAAGGGGGGCGGGTACAGTGTTAAAATCTGGCGTTTTCCCGCTACATTCGTGGGTCCCTTCAATTATTAAGAACAGCAGATGGTTAGCAAGAGGGTTAATATTAACTTGGCAAAAAGTCGCCCCCCTtgtctttttatcaataattatacCCTCTAAGGGGTTGTGAGTAGTAATTGTATTGATAGCTGGAATTGGGGCAGTAGGGGGCCTTAACCAGAATTCAGTACGAGTAATAAGCGCGTACTCGTCGTTTGTGCATACATCATGAATGCTGTTAGGGCTCACATGGTCAAGAGTAGTCTTTGTAGGGTATTTTGCAGTTTACTCGCTGTCGGTAGGGCTGTTTTTTTATGGGTgctcaataataaacaaaacaagaatgggCGGTCAGATTAGTAGAGCCGCGAGGGGTATAGGGTTACTGATACTGATGGGGATGCCTCCTTTCCTTGGCTTTCTAGCGAAAGTATTGGTGTTTCTAATGAGAGGAAGGGCTGTAATCGTGGCTTGTATTATAGGTTCAGTAATCAGGCTAAAATTCtacattgactttttttataggATAGTAATAAAAAGGTTAGTAGACAAAAACAAAGCAGAATTCAAGATTATGTGGAGGATAGTGATCGGGGCTAACCTAGCAGGGGGGGCATTGATCTTGGTGAGATTTATTTAG
- the LOC134703116 gene encoding LOW QUALITY PROTEIN: cytochrome c oxidase subunit 3-like (The sequence of the model RefSeq protein was modified relative to this genomic sequence to represent the inferred CDS: substituted 9 bases at 9 genomic stop codons), translating to MNRNPYSRYYVPGPSPWPFFVAISANGIAVGLILXLHRTPRFLLIGMRLGCILLRTFRXWRDLIREGDIGFHTRFVIKRFRDGVALFILSEVMFFFSFFWTFFHNALRPSCELGMRXPPPGIRTPNPSSTRLFETGLLIRRGLFVTQAHKRMRLKDYDVGPFIGLVVTILCGTVFFLVQLREYYXNSYTIADRVYGRVFYLLTGFHGMHVVVGTLXLMVRLVRLWRGEFSSQRHFGFEACIWYXHFVDVVWVALXCLVYVWFGGWLYMWWFKIXDGDVYTFKYPDAKPSWYAYIQEEHAPSXYKIPDHLKG from the coding sequence ATGAATCGTAATCCTTATTCTCGTTACTATGTACCAGGTCCAAGTCCGTGGCCCTTTTTTGTGGCTATCTCGGCAAACGGAATAGCGGTAGGGTTAATTTTGTGACTGCATCGAACTCCCAGATTTCTATTAATAGGAATGAGGTTGGGGTGTATACTATTGAGAACTTTTAGATGATGGCGAGACTTAATTCGTGAGGGAGATATTGGGTTTCATACTCGCTTCGTAATCAAGAGATTTCGTGATGGAGTTGCCCTTTTTATTCTGTCTGAAGTAatgttcttcttttcttttttttggactTTCTTCCATAATGCCTTAAGACCCTCGTGTGAACTAGGGATGCGATGACCCCCTCCAGGGATCCGCACGCCAAACCCGTCGTCGACAAGGCTGTTCGAGACAGGTCTTTTAATTAGGAGGGGGTTATTCGTAACTCAAGCCCATAAGAGAATGCGTTTGAAGGATTATGATGTTGGGCCATTTATTGGCCTAGTGGTAACAATTTTATGTGGGACTGTGTTCTTCCTAGTGCAACTTCGAGAATACTACTGAAACTCATACACTATTGCAGATAGGGTGTATGGAAGAGTGTTTTATTTACTAACTGGGTTTCATGGAATGCACGTAGTTGTGGGGACTCTTTGACTAATGGTGAGGTTAGTCCGACTATGGCGTGGGGAGTTTTCCAGTCAACGGCACTTTGGTTTTGAGGCTTGCATTTGGTACTGACACTTcgtagatgtggtatgggtaGCATTATGATGTTTAGTATATGTGTGGTTTGGAGGATGGTTATACATGTGGTGGTTCAAAATATGAGACGGGGACGTCTATACGTTTAAGTACCCAGACGCAAAGCCTTCGTGGTATGCGTACATTCAAGAAGAGCATGCTCCGTCCTGATATAAGATTCCTGACcatttaaaaggttaa